Proteins from a genomic interval of Benincasa hispida cultivar B227 chromosome 7, ASM972705v1, whole genome shotgun sequence:
- the LOC120081197 gene encoding uncharacterized protein LOC120081197 isoform X1: MQTPFIRHAQPFSPVSAATLSHNRCILPPCLRSVQPLVSDGAGLVSSSFWSATIGFADRRCLFLQNLELGLGFWKILGHCYQGRDLSFQPKIFGGKGKDTQVTDKRNP; the protein is encoded by the exons ATGCAGACCCCCTTCATCCGTCACGCCCAGCCATTCAGCCCCGTTTCTGCAGCCACACTCAGCCACAATCGATGCATACTACCACCCTGCCTCCGATCGGTGCAGCCGCTCGTTTCAGACGGCGCTGGACTAGTTTCGTCGTCATTCTGGTCAGCCACCATTGGGTTCGCCGACCGCCGCTGCCTATTCTTGCAAAATCTTGAGTTGG GATTAGGATTTTGGAAGATTTTGGGGCATTGCTATCAAGGAAGAGAcctttcttttcaaccaaaaattTTTGGAG gtaagggcaaggaTACTCAGGTgactgacaagaggaatccgtgA
- the LOC120081197 gene encoding uncharacterized protein LOC120081197 isoform X2 has protein sequence MQTPFIRHAQPFSPVSAATLSHNRCILPPCLRSVQPLVSDGAGLVSSSFWSATIGFADRRCLFLQNLELGLGFWKILGHCYQGRDLSFQPKIFGVE, from the exons ATGCAGACCCCCTTCATCCGTCACGCCCAGCCATTCAGCCCCGTTTCTGCAGCCACACTCAGCCACAATCGATGCATACTACCACCCTGCCTCCGATCGGTGCAGCCGCTCGTTTCAGACGGCGCTGGACTAGTTTCGTCGTCATTCTGGTCAGCCACCATTGGGTTCGCCGACCGCCGCTGCCTATTCTTGCAAAATCTTGAGTTGG GATTAGGATTTTGGAAGATTTTGGGGCATTGCTATCAAGGAAGAGAcctttcttttcaaccaaaaattTTTGGAGTTGA gtaa